A genomic segment from Nitrospira sp. encodes:
- a CDS encoding Death on curing protein, Doc toxin, with protein sequence MKECIFLSVKDVLFLQGDTIGVDGGLPGIRDHGLLDAAVAMPRQQFGGDYLHKEIAAMGAADLFHLAQNHPFVDGNKRTAVLAALVFLHVNGVETLPPPQALEVVTRQVAGGELSKDALTQWLRREIGKKR encoded by the coding sequence GTGAAAGAATGCATCTTTCTCAGTGTGAAAGATGTGCTGTTTCTCCAAGGCGATACGATTGGAGTCGACGGAGGCTTGCCCGGAATAAGAGACCATGGTTTGTTGGACGCGGCGGTTGCGATGCCTCGCCAGCAATTCGGCGGTGACTATCTCCATAAAGAGATCGCCGCGATGGGCGCGGCGGATCTCTTCCATCTCGCGCAGAATCATCCCTTCGTGGACGGGAATAAACGGACTGCAGTGCTGGCGGCGCTGGTGTTCCTTCATGTCAACGGCGTCGAGACATTGCCCCCTCCTCAGGCGCTGGAGGTCGTGACTCGCCAGGTTGCCGGAGGGGAATTGAGCAAGGACGCCTTGACGCAGTGGCTACGGAGGGAGATCGGGAAGAAACGGTGA
- a CDS encoding CRISPR-associated protein Cas2 → MHVLVAYDVATESAGGRRRLRKVAQACQDFGQRVQKSVFECSVNEMQFEELVRRLVELIDEKEDSLRVYRLVEPKEKYVQIFGVDTSVDFNEPLVL, encoded by the coding sequence ATGCATGTGCTGGTCGCCTATGATGTCGCAACGGAATCAGCGGGAGGTCGGCGGCGGTTGCGGAAAGTCGCGCAAGCCTGCCAGGATTTCGGCCAGCGGGTCCAGAAGTCGGTGTTTGAATGTTCGGTGAACGAGATGCAATTTGAAGAACTCGTACGGCGCTTGGTTGAACTGATCGATGAGAAGGAAGACAGTCTTCGAGTCTATCGGTTGGTGGAACCGAAAGAAAAGTATGTGCAGATATTCGGTGTAGACACCTCCGTGGACTTTAACGAGCCGCTGGTGTTGTGA
- a CDS encoding CRISPR-associated protein Cas1 has product MHQLLNTLYLTTEGAYLRLDHDTLRVEVERETKLQVPIHHLGGIVCFGDVLVSPAALARCAQDGRFVVFLDRNGRFQARVEGPISGNVLLRCAQHAAMREPDTTLTIARHLVGGKIQNSRQIVLRAARETDRPDDGEALRQTAEALANVLGRIPLSPDLEHLRGLEGEAARKYFATFDRMVREDRATFTLNGRNRRPPTDPVNALLSFLYALLMNDCVAALEGVGLDPQMGFLHALRPGRAALALDLMEELRSPFADRLALTLINRRQVTANQFHARPGGAVQLEEAARKEVIVAYQKRKQEEITHPVLDQKMPLGLVPHVQARLLARVLRGDLAAYPPFLAR; this is encoded by the coding sequence ATGCATCAGTTACTCAACACGCTCTACCTGACGACCGAAGGTGCGTATCTCCGCCTGGATCACGATACGTTACGAGTGGAGGTCGAGCGGGAGACGAAGCTCCAGGTGCCGATCCACCATCTGGGCGGCATCGTCTGCTTCGGCGATGTGCTGGTGAGCCCGGCTGCCTTGGCGCGATGTGCGCAAGACGGACGGTTCGTCGTATTCCTCGATCGGAACGGGCGATTTCAAGCGCGGGTGGAGGGGCCGATCTCAGGCAATGTATTGCTGCGCTGCGCCCAACATGCAGCCATGCGTGAACCGGACACCACGTTGACAATCGCCCGCCATCTCGTCGGCGGAAAAATTCAGAACAGCCGGCAGATCGTCTTGCGGGCGGCGCGGGAGACCGATCGGCCCGATGACGGGGAGGCCTTGCGACAGACCGCGGAAGCGCTGGCCAACGTGCTGGGACGCATCCCCCTGTCTCCGGACCTCGAACACCTCCGTGGCTTGGAGGGCGAGGCCGCGCGAAAATACTTTGCGACGTTCGATCGGATGGTCCGCGAAGATCGCGCCACGTTTACCTTGAACGGGCGAAACCGCCGCCCGCCGACCGATCCCGTGAACGCGCTGCTGTCGTTTCTGTATGCCTTGCTGATGAACGACTGTGTGGCGGCATTGGAGGGAGTAGGCCTGGACCCCCAAATGGGGTTTCTGCATGCGTTGCGTCCAGGGCGGGCGGCTTTGGCGCTGGATCTCATGGAAGAGTTGCGGAGCCCATTCGCCGATCGCTTAGCCCTTACATTGATCAATCGACGCCAGGTGACAGCCAATCAATTTCATGCGCGACCCGGCGGGGCCGTGCAGCTGGAAGAGGCGGCGCGTAAAGAAGTGATCGTGGCCTATCAGAAACGTAAGCAGGAAGAAATCACCCATCCGGTGCTGGATCAAAAAATGCCGCTGGGATTGGTCCCGCACGTGCAGGCCCGATTGTTGGCGCGTGTCTTGCGCGGTGACTTGGCAGCCTATCCGCCCTTTCTCGCTCGTTAG
- a CDS encoding CRISPR-associated RecB family exonuclease Cas4, translating into MTVVAEEHDPVMISALEHWSYCPRQCALIHVEQTFDENLYTLRGQAVHKRVDEPETEEQAGVRIERALPLWSKVLGLIGKADVVEFHGEMPYPVEYKHGPHREKEHDDLQLCAQALCLEEMTGKPVPRGAIYHHSSRRRREVMFTRVLRDRVAEVVTQIRSMVEAKTIPPPVNDHRCAHCSLSEACMPSVIGERQRAEALVRTLFIVQDPS; encoded by the coding sequence ATGACCGTTGTGGCAGAAGAACACGACCCCGTCATGATCTCCGCGCTTGAGCACTGGAGCTACTGCCCGCGTCAGTGTGCGTTGATTCATGTCGAGCAGACGTTCGATGAGAATCTCTACACACTGCGCGGCCAAGCAGTCCATAAGCGGGTGGATGAGCCGGAGACAGAGGAGCAGGCCGGGGTACGGATTGAACGGGCGTTACCCCTATGGTCTAAGGTCCTGGGGTTGATCGGAAAGGCTGACGTGGTCGAGTTTCACGGTGAGATGCCCTATCCCGTCGAATACAAACATGGGCCACACCGAGAGAAGGAGCACGATGATCTCCAGCTCTGTGCCCAGGCGCTCTGTTTGGAAGAGATGACCGGAAAACCGGTCCCACGCGGCGCGATTTATCACCATAGTTCCCGACGGCGGAGAGAAGTCATGTTCACGAGGGTCTTACGCGACCGAGTCGCCGAGGTCGTGACACAGATCCGGAGCATGGTAGAGGCCAAGACGATTCCCCCACCGGTGAACGATCATCGCTGTGCACATTGTTCCTTGAGCGAAGCCTGCATGCCCTCGGTGATCGGCGAGCGGCAACGGGCGGAGGCCCTGGTCCGCACCCTGTTCATTGTACAGGACCCGAGTTGA
- a CDS encoding CRISPR-associated protein, Csd2/Csh2 family: MSISNRYDFVLLFDVKDGNPNGDPDAGNLPRLDAETGRGLVTDVSLKRKVRNYVAMKHAYTRPFDIYIKERAVLGRSHVQAFKELDIALGEDIAVPIPSDVVEQFGELTLPEGLEVATEEDGSASLIVSGVLDKKEVQQWIKENELSNKVKTFLNKTLKEAKARKPTREESDQGRDKMCETFFDIRTFGAVLSLKSAPNCGQVRGPVQLTFARSVDPIVASEHSITRMAVATEAEAEKQQGDNRTMGRKFTVPYGLYMAHGFVSSFLAKQTKFSDTDLDLLWEALGSMFEHDRSAARGEMTTRGLCIFKHDSELGNAPAHKLFDLIQVKRSNGSDGPPRSFSDYSVTLPDEGPINGFTGVTFIKKV; this comes from the coding sequence ATGAGCATCTCAAATCGCTACGACTTTGTCCTTTTGTTTGATGTCAAGGACGGCAATCCGAACGGTGATCCTGATGCCGGCAACCTCCCACGCTTAGACGCTGAAACTGGTCGTGGCTTGGTTACAGATGTGAGCTTGAAGCGGAAGGTGAGAAACTATGTAGCGATGAAACACGCTTACACACGGCCATTCGACATCTACATCAAAGAGCGCGCTGTTCTTGGTAGGTCACACGTGCAGGCGTTTAAGGAACTCGACATAGCCCTCGGTGAGGACATAGCCGTGCCTATTCCATCTGATGTGGTTGAACAGTTCGGCGAGCTGACCCTGCCAGAAGGATTGGAAGTGGCCACTGAGGAAGATGGGAGCGCTTCCCTAATAGTGTCCGGGGTCCTCGATAAGAAAGAAGTCCAGCAGTGGATCAAAGAGAATGAGTTGTCAAACAAGGTCAAGACATTCTTGAACAAAACTCTCAAAGAAGCAAAAGCCAGGAAGCCGACGCGCGAAGAATCAGATCAAGGAAGAGACAAAATGTGCGAAACGTTCTTTGATATCAGAACATTCGGGGCCGTGCTTTCTCTCAAGTCAGCTCCAAACTGCGGTCAGGTGCGCGGCCCTGTGCAGCTCACATTCGCACGTTCCGTCGATCCTATAGTGGCTTCAGAACATTCGATCACGCGGATGGCCGTTGCTACGGAGGCAGAAGCGGAAAAACAACAGGGGGACAACCGAACCATGGGAAGAAAGTTCACCGTTCCCTATGGGCTCTACATGGCACATGGTTTTGTCTCCTCTTTCCTCGCCAAGCAGACCAAATTTTCCGATACGGATCTTGATCTGCTCTGGGAGGCTCTCGGCTCAATGTTTGAGCATGACCGTTCTGCGGCTCGTGGCGAGATGACAACGCGAGGGCTCTGCATCTTTAAGCATGATTCCGAACTCGGTAACGCTCCAGCGCATAAACTGTTCGATCTCATACAAGTCAAACGATCGAATGGGAGCGATGGTCCACCAAGAAGCTTCAGTGATTATTCGGTAACTCTGCCTGATGAAGGTCCAATCAACGGTTTCACCGGTGTCACCTTTATCAAGAAAGTATGA
- a CDS encoding CRISPR-associated protein, Csd1 family: MILQSLASYYDRKRELDPHELPPPGYEENAISFVVVLDLDGRLVNLEDWREGEGKRKHGKAQFVPQSKDRTGKDSWKTAFLLWDHPRYVFGVPKDGEDRETSQSRLETFRRRIKQSFPDPSVDNGVNAVVRFYDRTDAFSQLHESALWPQVEEGNGNVSFRLRDSTELVCQSTKVRETLAGEFKMDSGVGVRQCLISGHPETIERLHPATPIPDSKSTAKIHSFNLPAFNSYGKEQGANAPVGKRASFAYTSALNYLLGTRNRQNHKQYLRVGDASAVFWADRSSALEDNCADIFDEPSKDDPDLNARAIKALYEAPRHGVAPIKDNQTRFYVLGLGPNAARIAIRFWHVGTVAELAKNILKHFDDLAIVRPSFEKPHLSLFRLLLATAAQGKRENIPPNLGGEVMRAILECLPYPVTLLQGAVRRIRAEQEVSYPRAAIVKACLNRIRQIHEKELTMSLDEDNTDVAYLLGRLFFVLEEAQWAAHSTKTNPGTNSTIRDRFYGAASATPITVFPQLLRLYPHHISKAAKSGRKGIAVCLEKLVDGITTKLPAKNPFPSYMAVSEQGRFAVGYYHQRHDFFSSNQSA; this comes from the coding sequence ATGATTCTGCAATCGCTAGCCAGTTATTACGACCGCAAGCGCGAGCTCGACCCACATGAGCTACCGCCACCTGGGTACGAGGAGAATGCTATTTCCTTTGTCGTTGTGCTCGATCTAGACGGAAGGCTTGTTAATCTTGAGGACTGGCGAGAGGGTGAAGGCAAGCGCAAGCACGGGAAGGCACAGTTCGTACCCCAGAGCAAAGATAGAACGGGCAAGGACTCATGGAAAACTGCATTCCTCCTTTGGGACCACCCTCGCTATGTTTTTGGAGTTCCGAAAGATGGTGAGGACAGGGAGACTTCCCAGAGTCGGCTAGAAACTTTCAGGCGAAGAATCAAGCAGAGCTTTCCTGATCCTTCGGTAGACAATGGAGTTAACGCTGTTGTTCGCTTTTATGATCGGACGGATGCTTTCAGCCAACTTCATGAGAGTGCTCTGTGGCCTCAGGTCGAAGAAGGAAATGGGAATGTTAGTTTTCGGCTTCGTGACTCAACAGAGCTCGTATGCCAAAGCACAAAGGTGCGGGAGACTCTTGCAGGAGAGTTCAAAATGGACTCCGGTGTTGGCGTGCGACAATGTCTAATAAGCGGTCATCCTGAGACCATCGAAAGACTTCACCCTGCAACGCCGATTCCAGATTCAAAGTCGACGGCGAAGATCCATTCGTTTAATCTCCCGGCTTTTAACTCCTACGGCAAAGAACAAGGTGCAAATGCTCCTGTTGGCAAGCGTGCCTCCTTTGCATACACTTCAGCGTTGAATTATCTGCTGGGGACACGAAACAGGCAGAACCATAAGCAATATCTTCGCGTAGGAGATGCCTCTGCCGTTTTCTGGGCTGATAGATCGAGTGCCCTGGAAGATAATTGTGCAGACATCTTCGATGAGCCTTCGAAAGATGATCCAGACCTCAACGCTCGCGCGATCAAAGCCCTGTATGAAGCACCCCGACATGGCGTTGCACCGATCAAAGACAATCAGACTCGGTTTTATGTCTTGGGCCTTGGTCCCAACGCCGCACGAATCGCCATCCGCTTCTGGCATGTGGGAACGGTAGCAGAGCTTGCGAAGAACATTCTGAAACACTTTGACGATCTCGCAATTGTCCGACCCTCGTTCGAGAAACCACATCTGTCGCTCTTTCGGTTGCTCCTCGCCACAGCCGCTCAGGGCAAGCGCGAAAACATCCCGCCGAATCTGGGTGGCGAAGTGATGCGCGCGATTTTGGAGTGCCTTCCGTATCCCGTCACGTTACTCCAGGGTGCGGTTCGACGTATTCGCGCTGAACAGGAGGTAAGTTACCCGCGTGCTGCCATAGTAAAGGCTTGCTTGAATAGAATCAGACAGATTCATGAAAAGGAGCTAACAATGTCGCTTGATGAAGACAACACGGATGTGGCGTACCTTCTTGGAAGATTGTTCTTCGTGCTTGAAGAAGCACAGTGGGCGGCGCATTCGACCAAAACTAATCCTGGCACCAATTCGACGATTCGTGATCGCTTCTATGGTGCAGCATCAGCGACGCCTATAACGGTGTTCCCTCAACTGTTGCGGCTTTACCCACACCACATCTCCAAGGCAGCCAAATCGGGAAGAAAGGGTATTGCGGTGTGCCTTGAAAAACTTGTGGATGGCATCACGACCAAGTTGCCTGCTAAGAATCCGTTTCCTTCATACATGGCCGTCTCTGAGCAAGGCCGATTCGCTGTGGGCTATTACCATCAACGTCATGACTTCTTTTCGTCAAACCAATCCGCCTAA
- a CDS encoding CRISPR-associated protein Cas5 encodes MTKSYCLEVSGDFACFTRPEMKVERVSYDVMTPSAARAVFETIVWKPAIRWRVTKIEVLKPIKWISVRRNEVGAVASTRNVQAAMSAGSGDLGLYVEDERQQRAGLFLRDVAYRLHAYFELRDPSFHKPHFPHLSKSPINSGENDLLTLPDNNPAKFMSMFERRVSRGQCVNQPYLGCREFACAFRLVDDMKTEPTPIGETRDLGWMLYDLDYSNAADPKPRFFQARLDRGVVNIPAWESEEVRG; translated from the coding sequence ATGACCAAATCCTACTGTCTTGAAGTTTCCGGCGACTTCGCCTGCTTTACGAGGCCAGAGATGAAGGTCGAACGCGTCTCATACGACGTGATGACACCATCAGCCGCCCGAGCGGTGTTTGAGACCATCGTGTGGAAACCGGCTATCCGATGGCGAGTGACCAAGATCGAGGTCCTGAAGCCCATCAAATGGATCAGCGTCCGACGCAACGAAGTCGGGGCTGTGGCCTCGACGAGGAATGTTCAGGCTGCGATGAGTGCTGGCTCCGGCGACCTAGGGCTCTACGTCGAGGATGAGCGTCAACAACGCGCGGGACTATTCCTCCGCGATGTAGCCTATCGTCTGCACGCCTACTTTGAACTCCGTGATCCCAGCTTTCACAAGCCGCACTTCCCACATCTATCCAAGAGCCCAATCAATAGCGGCGAGAATGACTTACTGACATTGCCCGACAATAACCCTGCCAAGTTCATGAGCATGTTTGAACGGCGCGTCTCACGCGGTCAGTGCGTCAACCAGCCCTACCTGGGCTGCCGCGAGTTTGCCTGCGCATTCAGATTAGTCGATGACATGAAGACCGAGCCGACGCCTATCGGAGAAACGCGAGACCTTGGCTGGATGCTGTACGACTTGGACTACAGTAACGCTGCCGATCCAAAACCGCGATTCTTCCAGGCCCGCTTGGATCGCGGTGTCGTCAATATCCCAGCCTGGGAGAGCGAGGAGGTGCGGGGATGA
- a CDS encoding CRISPR-associated helicase Cas3 yields the protein MNPLLPHSEQLRKRYLAHVRQNDDGSFHIHDLEEHLYAVAALAGEYASAFGASDWGRLAGLWHDLGKYSAAFQSYIARGSGFDPEAHIEGGKGRVNHSSAGALHAVETLGGKGRLLAYLIAGHHAGLPDWHSDEHALASLSHRLEETKHLQAISNVSIPTDVLHPAITLATKPLGGKGGVALWLRMLFSCLVDGDFLDTEQFMACENALSRGQFSSLDTLLDKLDHHMAKLIADAMPTHVNRVRAEVHRQCCVRAPDPPGIFSLTVPTGGGKTLSGMAFALRHAVQYNKRRIIYVIPYTSIIEQTAGMFRGIFGESVVEHHSNLDPDKETAKSRLASENWDAPVIVTTNVQFLESLFAARTSSCRKLHNIVNSVVVLDEAQLLNPEFLQPIMDVLNLLTQHYGVTLVLSTATQPALHSREGFGWSFKGLDGVREIMTDPDALYRDLERVTVEMPIDYHARREWSDLAAELRTHESVLTVVNTRRDCRELHRLMPEGTIHLSAAMCGEHRSQVIEGIRERLKQKLPTRVISTQLVEAGVDIDFPVVYRALSGLDSIAQAAGRCNREGEAKRGKVVVFVPPKASPPGMLRRAEQTTISLLSGSTNDPMARELFTRYFEQFYVKADSLDKLGINDLLTRDARELKVQFRTAAEKFKLIDDVESQSILVWYGESPVLIGKLRKDGPERWLMRKLQRYSVNIPRRVVDHLVETGEVEEIWPGIFAQAVSTLYDDSLGVTVGGALTAEQLIG from the coding sequence ATGAATCCATTACTTCCACATTCTGAACAATTGAGGAAACGGTATCTTGCTCATGTGCGTCAGAATGACGATGGATCATTCCATATCCATGATCTTGAAGAACACCTTTACGCCGTGGCTGCCCTTGCAGGTGAGTATGCCTCAGCATTTGGGGCTTCCGACTGGGGGCGGCTGGCAGGACTCTGGCACGATTTAGGCAAATACTCGGCGGCTTTCCAGAGCTACATCGCTCGCGGGAGTGGGTTCGATCCTGAAGCACACATCGAAGGCGGGAAAGGTCGAGTGAATCATTCCTCCGCCGGAGCACTTCATGCCGTCGAGACACTCGGGGGCAAAGGTCGTCTCTTGGCCTATCTCATCGCCGGTCATCACGCTGGCTTGCCGGACTGGCACTCGGATGAACATGCCCTCGCCTCACTCTCTCATCGATTGGAGGAAACGAAACACTTGCAAGCTATCTCTAACGTGTCTATTCCCACTGATGTGCTTCATCCTGCTATCACTCTAGCCACCAAACCATTGGGCGGGAAGGGAGGCGTCGCCCTCTGGTTGCGGATGCTGTTTTCTTGTTTAGTTGACGGAGACTTCCTCGACACGGAGCAGTTCATGGCCTGTGAGAATGCATTGTCTCGCGGGCAGTTCTCTTCCCTCGACACGCTTCTCGATAAACTCGACCACCACATGGCAAAGCTAATCGCCGATGCTATGCCAACGCATGTAAACCGAGTACGCGCTGAAGTTCATCGTCAGTGCTGTGTGCGCGCACCAGACCCGCCCGGCATCTTTTCGCTTACGGTTCCGACCGGTGGTGGAAAGACACTATCCGGTATGGCTTTCGCTCTCAGGCACGCAGTTCAGTACAATAAGCGACGAATTATTTACGTCATTCCGTACACTAGCATTATCGAGCAGACGGCAGGGATGTTCAGAGGCATCTTTGGCGAGAGTGTGGTCGAGCACCACAGCAATCTCGATCCGGATAAAGAAACCGCTAAAAGCCGCCTAGCTTCCGAGAACTGGGATGCACCGGTCATCGTCACGACAAATGTGCAATTTTTGGAATCGCTCTTTGCAGCCAGAACTTCAAGCTGTCGAAAGCTCCACAACATCGTCAACAGCGTCGTGGTCCTAGACGAGGCACAACTGCTGAACCCAGAGTTCTTGCAGCCGATCATGGACGTGCTGAATCTATTGACTCAGCACTATGGCGTCACACTCGTACTCTCAACTGCCACTCAACCCGCCCTACATTCTCGTGAAGGATTTGGATGGAGCTTCAAGGGCCTCGACGGGGTACGTGAAATCATGACCGACCCCGATGCACTGTATCGTGATCTGGAGCGAGTGACAGTAGAGATGCCGATCGATTATCACGCACGACGAGAATGGAGCGATCTCGCAGCCGAGTTGAGAACTCATGAATCAGTGCTCACGGTCGTCAATACCCGACGTGACTGCCGTGAGCTTCACCGGTTGATGCCGGAGGGGACGATCCACTTATCCGCCGCCATGTGCGGAGAGCATCGATCGCAGGTCATTGAAGGCATTCGGGAAAGGCTGAAACAGAAGCTCCCTACTCGCGTCATCAGCACCCAGCTCGTTGAGGCAGGGGTGGACATCGATTTTCCAGTCGTCTACCGGGCACTGTCTGGCCTAGATTCCATCGCACAGGCGGCCGGTCGCTGCAACCGAGAAGGAGAGGCGAAACGCGGCAAGGTTGTCGTGTTTGTTCCTCCCAAAGCTTCACCGCCCGGCATGCTCCGCCGAGCCGAACAAACCACCATCAGCCTTCTGAGCGGCAGTACGAACGATCCAATGGCGAGAGAATTGTTCACCCGTTACTTTGAGCAATTCTATGTGAAGGCCGACTCGCTCGATAAGCTCGGCATCAACGACTTGCTGACAAGGGACGCCCGAGAGCTGAAAGTTCAATTCCGCACCGCTGCCGAAAAGTTCAAGCTCATTGACGATGTTGAAAGCCAATCCATCCTTGTGTGGTACGGAGAAAGCCCAGTCCTGATTGGAAAGCTCCGGAAGGATGGGCCGGAACGGTGGCTCATGCGTAAGCTGCAACGATACAGCGTCAATATACCACGCCGAGTAGTAGATCATCTGGTCGAGACTGGAGAAGTCGAAGAGATCTGGCCGGGTATCTTCGCACAGGCGGTAAGCACCTTATACGATGACAGCCTCGGTGTAACCGTGGGGGGCGCACTCACTGCTGAACAACTAATTGGATGA
- a CDS encoding Chitinase produces MPTNQFKGKRATLGLGFYLMTIALFLCLPVGQAQAFRILSPADGATLASGQSVPTAVEADREAGLVEVRYYWYPEQTDALVEQGEERTGKPSESSMATEKYWQKDSITGAPVVALPALTSTVDRQPPYGGTLPIPSDAIGRMRLLAVADISQGRLGRKTVFDEVFVTVQPAADLLSIDFETEKPLQLGRSGQSSAYGHVDSLGKIFELPVVGEFADGVSRPLSSPSTGTSYTSGDEHIIKILPDGLLQIVGNGKTTLTVTNRGKQATLDLRVEVNPEPNEIPIANAGTAKTVKAGTKVRLNGLQSRDPEGEALFYAWSQVRGSKVAMLDVNMPEPSFTAPYVSEKRTYRFKLRVTDKKGADSVPAFVDVTVEP; encoded by the coding sequence ATGCCGACCAACCAGTTCAAAGGAAAACGCGCCACGCTCGGACTCGGCTTTTACCTGATGACCATTGCCCTGTTCCTGTGCCTGCCTGTCGGGCAAGCGCAGGCTTTTCGAATCCTGTCTCCTGCCGACGGTGCGACCCTGGCATCGGGCCAATCGGTCCCTACCGCAGTGGAGGCGGACCGGGAAGCGGGCCTCGTCGAGGTGCGGTATTACTGGTATCCCGAGCAGACCGACGCCCTCGTGGAACAGGGAGAAGAGCGGACGGGCAAGCCCTCGGAGAGCTCCATGGCGACCGAAAAATACTGGCAGAAAGACAGCATCACCGGGGCTCCCGTGGTAGCCTTGCCGGCCTTGACCTCCACAGTGGACCGCCAGCCTCCCTACGGCGGCACCTTACCGATTCCATCAGATGCCATCGGACGCATGCGCCTGTTGGCCGTCGCCGATATTTCGCAGGGCCGCCTGGGCCGCAAGACGGTCTTCGACGAAGTCTTCGTCACGGTCCAACCGGCCGCCGACCTCCTCTCCATCGACTTCGAAACCGAAAAGCCGCTGCAACTCGGACGGTCGGGTCAGTCCTCCGCCTACGGTCATGTCGATTCGCTCGGCAAGATCTTCGAACTCCCGGTGGTCGGGGAATTCGCCGACGGGGTCAGCCGTCCCCTGTCGTCGCCGAGCACCGGCACAAGTTACACCTCCGGTGACGAGCACATCATCAAGATCCTGCCCGACGGCCTGTTGCAAATCGTGGGCAACGGCAAGACCACGCTTACCGTCACCAATCGCGGCAAACAGGCCACGCTCGACCTACGGGTGGAGGTGAACCCCGAGCCCAATGAAATTCCGATTGCCAATGCCGGCACAGCCAAGACGGTCAAGGCGGGGACGAAGGTACGATTGAACGGGTTGCAGAGTCGCGACCCGGAAGGCGAGGCGTTATTCTATGCCTGGAGTCAGGTGCGCGGCAGCAAGGTGGCGATGCTCGACGTCAACATGCCGGAACCGTCCTTTACCGCGCCCTACGTCTCGGAGAAACGCACCTACCGCTTCAAGCTGCGCGTGACTGATAAGAAGGGGGCGGACAGTGTGCCGGCGTTTGTGGACGTGACCGTGGAACCGTGA